GCGGTAGaactttcaaaaaaaaataaaataaacacTTGAAAATCCTGGCAGGGCGAGGCGAGGTCATACcactggtggtggtagcacaagaaaagaattttttcacGCGTctaatgaataaaaaagcagcagaaaaacaaaagagaAGGTGAAACATGCATTAAATGTTAAGTCaaaacaaccaacaaattgaaaagaaataatattattatgttTAAGGGGAGCTACGGAATCGAGTGGAGGTGGTCTTTTAAAGCAAATTGCAAACGATTGTTGGCTAAAGCTTCGACAAAGTAATTAGACAAAAGTTGATTTGTCAATCATTTATAAACAATCTAATTTGTCTTAATAGTGATCAATGGGGAAGGGAAAGAGAGCAAAAAATTAGAGTATAATCCTAACTTTCAAGCAGTACGACTTGCAAGAACAGAAGTTATTAGCCAGCAGCATTGATTGATGTTATTATCCTATTGGATGGATATCGGTTTTATAGCAAGACCTTTTGTTGTATTATTGGCTTAGTTTGCtcttgaaattgaaaccattagtcgagaaaaaaaaagctcTCAAAAATTATGACGTCAATTGCAAGtaagaaattcaatttttaacATTTCTTGACACATCCTCTtcacaatttcaaaaaaaggTCTAGAATTGACCAACtaagaattgaaaaaaaaaaaaagaaacaattgaaaatctaCAAACCATCGAACAATtagtaacaacaacaacaacaggaATATGCATTCAACCGCCATTTACATGTACAATCGTATTTACATTTAATCCAAATctaaaacatttttttacttttgcTTTACGTTCCTATTGACTAGCAATTACATTATTGGCTTAGTATcttaatttcatttcttttttttcatctcCATAGGATCCAAAAACCTTTTCCCTTTTCTCTTTTCCTTAAtgcattattattaatttccGAATCGTTTTTTGTTGGCTTTGATATTGCGTTCCTTATTATTTCTCCcctttttttcattcagGGCAGTGGGGGAGTGTGCGAGTGtgagaagaaaaaaaaaagtgggCCGGCGGatgtttcaaaatttggtgggacaaaaacaaacaccAATTTCGTCAATCCATTTAATTTGACGAGTATAATGAACACCAAACTTAGTTTATACCGGGATCTCTTATTCTTTCCTTCTATCTTGATTTCCTATTGTTTTCTTAGTTTGTGTCTTTATTCGGTTTGTCATCAGTGGAGGATAATTAATACTCACTTAGTTAAGACATCGGAGATTTCAATCCCGTTTAGAATAGTGGGTAATTTGTAAGTATGTTGCAATGGTGTGTGTGTTAGTATTTTGCCAGGTTGCATTTCCTGCAACAACACCAGGAACACTCCTCGTGTTACTGAAacgtttcttttttaataCTCTTGTATCTCTGGTAGTAACTTGCCAACCTGCCGGTGCTGCAATAATATGTACTcctttcaaaattttcatcatGATCATTCGAGTTTCCGGTTAAACTTACAGAGTGTAAACAAATAGGAAACATGTCTTGAAAATCCTCGTTCCTGAAAATCTGCATCCGATGATCCTTGAtgacaacaacagcaagaGACTTGGTTTGGAACATGGATCTAGACTTTCTACTAcataacaacaacttaCGGAGAAAAATACAATTTCAAGCTTATGGTATAAAGCCTAAGATCTAGATCTATTCTTgtgattgtttttgatgGATAACAATAACATGACTAGTAGATTTAGTTGTAGTCTAAACATTTGGCATCTGTGTAGTTTGTTTAGCAATTTCTTAGATTCTTCACTTTTTATCGGTTCCTCTTATCGAAATCAAATATGCCAAAGGAGCGGGTGGTGGTGGCTTGCCATACTTGAGAAGCTGCGACTTTTGAGGTGACGAGAGACGAAAATGATCAATCATAATGCACGACAAATAGAACATTCTCTGATGAAATTTGTCCATGCATGCATATACGCAAATTCATCTATGAGTAACTTACTCTGACtcttgttgctgttgttggtttACCAGGAAATCTCAAAGTTTTATTATATGAATCGATTCTAGATACTCGCCAATGGCCATAACAAAGTGCGATTATAAATCACCATTAAATCTAAAACCATATAAGTTGATATATTTTGACTTCAGCTCTTTTCCCGTTTTTTCTAAGAGAGGATAAATTAGCTCATGTTTCAATCCATCAAGATGCAAATGCTGAACTCCGCCTTGGTTTCtgttttatttgtttccgatttgatttatttcattaaagACGTGACTACTTGCCTCTCTTTTgttattttgtaaattttaGAAGAGGAGTATTATTGACGTGGATCTCTCTATAGATCAAAGAATCGATCGTGCAGTCTAGACCTTATGTTGAACAAATtagaagagaaaagaaatatcaaAACTGAAACGACAACCACTTTTACCATCCGTAAGGAACAGCAAGGGAAACAATAACactaataattataataatactatCAATACTatagaattgaaagatCTCAATAAAAAAGGAAACAAATCACAATTCAATggaacaaaaacaacaagcaGCTCTAGAAACAATTTCATCTCTCCACCATCCATCTCCTCTCCTTCGTAACCAATCACGATCTAATCAATGGCAAAATATTAGCAAGTTCTTGTCCAATGATATTACCTGGCTTTTGATAATTGCAAATAATGTATAACCCCCAACCTTTTGCCCGACAATCTTTATAAGCACATCCTAATTGAGTAGTTGATTTCCAAACCACTTGTGTAAAATGATTCAACTTTCCGGCACCGCCAAAATTAAATCCTTCAGAATACCAAGCACTAACAGCATTAGCCCCTGAGGAATATCCCAAAGCCAAATTTTCTCCATATGGTCCACTGGTATGACGAAGATTGCCTGAACAATCATAACTACTGGCAACTTTGTTGGCATAATTGTATAACTCATTACTCCAAGTCAATGGATTCACTCCATGACTTGCTCGTTTTATGTTATGTGCCTCAAGAATTTGGCGACTAAACAGTGATAATTGACTATCATCATTGGTTCCAGAATTATTTTCTTGCGGTTGCGGTTGCGGTTGCGGTTTGGGTGCCAGTGGTGTTATTGCTGCTTTCACCTGTTGAACAATATTgggtggtgatgatgaagtaGTAGGGGCTGAATTTGGTGTGACTACAAATACTGATGTGTGAGCAATAACCGCGGGACTTGCAGTTACTGTTGTTTCAGGTTTAGTTGGCAGGGGGGCATTATTGATGGATGTGGTACTTGGTGTTATTTGTACTGGTGATGGTGATTGAAACATTGGCTGAGAATCCGACTTTGGTTTTGATTCTGGACTTGATGGTTTGGAACTGGGAATCACtatggttgttgttgtactTGTAGGGCCATTAGTTTCAAGTCGTTCTGTGGTATAAGTAGTCTCCCCACTTACTATTGTGACAATTTCTACCGTGACGTATTTTGTTTCATATTCATACACAAGTTTTGAACTGACTAAATTTGCTGCAAATGAAAATACAGCAAGAATAACCGGAAAAGATTGAAGGAATTTCATGACAGTTCTTCTTTTGCTTTTATCTCTTTTATCCACTTAATAGTTTTTgttaattcaacaattgtgTTTataaagagaagaaaatcTTGTATATGAAAAACaaccaaataaattataaagGAATGACTAGAGtgaatttatcaaaagtTGATGAAAGAAAACCgattaataaaattttattttacaaaactattgatattgataccATTATATATAGTGAACAAGAAATGGGGAATATCGTTTTTATGATAGTacactttttttctttctttctgaAGCTAATGGTGGCATCATGATTTAGAACAATTctataaacaacaaacaacacttattatcaataacaataagaaagaaaaaaacaaaaagctTTATTGAATTAGCTAATTCagcttttgtttttttattttcttgtcCAATCCTTTGCGTTAATTAAAGTCACTTTAAAGTTATAGTATCAATGAAAACTAGTGATAGTTGGAGTAATCCATCCTaattataaacaaatataataaacaCGTTTATGAGATTGGTTGATTCCAGTTAAAATAAActcgaaaaaaaaaagcaacTTGAAGAAATATACCATAGAAGTATATGTATGCTCAGACATATTTCATGTTGTGTTCTGAAGCTGAAAATAAAGAACTATTATCTATATATCACTTGGACATTGGTGATCATTGAATACATTGGATAGGAATGTTGCTAGAAATATGTAgtattcattcaattcttttcGCAATTTTGAGAACCAGAAGGAATATGAAGAATACAATAAAAGCTTATTTTTGTGTTacatttaattgatttgtcttttttttcgtgTAAATTATAATGCTACCAATAAATTTACTAAAAAGTAAAATTCACGCGTTTTGTGTGGTATTATTACtcacatacatacataGTATATTCTCTATACTAATTAAATGTTTAATTAATGTATATGTacattatatatatgtatcATTTACTGTCAAACCtaacaattaaaaatattcagAAATAGAAATGAACAAAGGATGCAGATTTTTACGACCAGCTTTAGACGAACATTTTAAttgtgaaaaatatttttacaTCAACTCATATTTAAACAAAGGGAAAAGGATGGTGGGAAAATAGAAAGTCTACTGTAATTATCCTAAATTGgtaaaaaaatgaaaggTGTACTTCCTCACGCTAtcctctttttcttgtacTACGGTCACCAAGAGTTTTTGGAACAAAATCTTGATTTGTATGTTTATAACTTAAACACCACAATTGACGACAGCAATAAAAGCGGTCAAGTAAGGATTATAGAAAATGAAGTTAATAAACACAACATTCTTAACTTGTTCCCTTTCTGACTTCTTGAGACTTTCCCTTTCATTCTTCCTTTGTGAgttttctttgtcttttttttttttcaccattGTTAATAATCGTATCATCACGGAATTTAGTTAAATGAACAATCGTGTAATTTTTCATCCTTAGCGAACTTCTGTATTTTGCTTCTTTCTGTGTTTGTGGTctccttttcttttaaacCTCAGTTCGTTTATGATATGAGAGAGAGCTGTAGCAGTAATCGTCTTGCTAATAAATTCTACAAGATAGTTAATCTTAATAGTTACTACTGCCATTATCAAGCTATGCTGCTTCTCTTTATGTATTACCACTGGATTTTCAGTTCTCTATATAATCATCCAAATTGGGATACTCGATTTCGAAAATAACGTCACCATCATTATTTCCATCCTCAACAAACTTACTCCAACTTTGTAGAAATTTATTACCACtttgattcatcaattcTAAATCTCCTACAACACAAAGTTGTCGTTTAGGTCTTGTCATAGCAACATTTAATCTTCTTTGTTCACTTAAAAACCCAATCTCTCGTGAATCATTCGACCTTACTAATGTCAATATGATCACTTCTTTTTCTCGTCCTTGGAAACCATCAACAGTgctaatttcaatttgaccGTCCTTATCACCATTAGCACTACTGCCAACTTCACCTCCCAACcccatttgtttttttagattttgGACTTGTGCCGAATAAGGAGCAATAACACCAATATCTTGTGGCTGGACCCCACTAGATAATAGTTTCTTAATATGTCCCTTGACAACTAATAATTCCATATCATTGTATTTAGAATCCCCATCAATTGATTCGCTAATCTGTTCAGGAAATTCACCACCTTGAGTGTCATACCATATACATTTCGTCATTGTATCATCGTTGATTTCAACGCCTGGTAAATCAAC
This genomic stretch from Candida albicans SC5314 chromosome 1, complete sequence harbors:
- a CDS encoding uncharacterized protein (Pry family pathogenesis-related protein; oral infection upregulated gene; mutant has reduced capacity to damage oral epithelial cells), with amino-acid sequence MKFLQSFPVILAVFSFAANLVSSKLVYEYETKYVTVEIVTIVSGETTYTTERLETNGPTSTTTTIVIPSSKPSSPESKPKSDSQPMFQSPSPVQITPSTTSINNAPSPTKPETTVTASPAVIAHTSVFVVTPNSAPTTSSSPPNIVQQVKAAITPSAPKPQPQPQPQENNSGTNDDSQLSSFSRQILEAHNIKRASHGVNPLTWSNELYNYANKVASSYDCSGNLRHTSGPYGENLALGYSSGANAVSAWYSEGFNFGGAGKLNHFTQVVWKSTTQLGCAYKDCRAKGWGLYIICNYQKPGNIIGQELANILPLIRS